One segment of Marvinbryantia formatexigens DSM 14469 DNA contains the following:
- a CDS encoding alpha-amylase family glycosyl hydrolase produces the protein MQTQKEKKGQGFEEAEYQKRFQRHLDELKWLYMELYQNDWMFDELCGQMQRFYRERREGLKEMDRRREKNPEWFKQNDMMGMMLYVDNFAGNLQGVRGKLDYLKECGVNYLHLMPLLESPKGRSDGGYAVADFRKVQPELGTMEDLEEVADACHEKKMSVCMDFVMNHTSEDHEWAVRARRGEGEYMSRYFFFDNYDIPAQYERTVPQVFPTTAPGNFTYLPEIGHYVMTTFYPYQWDLNYRNPRVFNEMMYNFLFFANVGIDVIRIDAVPYIWKQLGTDCRNLPQVHTIVRMMRMIGEIVCPGVVLLGEVVMEPSKVAPYFGTVEKPECHMLYNVTTMATMWNSLATRDTRLLKRQMDILAGLPKEYVFLNYLRCHDDIGWGLDYATLQWWGMEERSHKQYINDFFTGKAAGSYSRGELYNADPVTGDARFCGTAASMCGVEKAGFEQDDEQMTYAIQRDLMLHAFMFTQSGIPMLYSGDEVGQTNDYAYRDVPEKAPDSRYVHRGKFRWELVEEIKQPGTVSERIFHGLQKLEKIRANEKVFTSTAEFYTLETGEQAIIGIVRRYEGEKLIGLFNFSEFEKTAWIEETDGEYKDLVTGKNMTASAVKVPGNGFFWLKRVK, from the coding sequence ATGCAGACGCAGAAGGAGAAAAAAGGACAGGGCTTTGAGGAAGCGGAGTATCAGAAACGCTTTCAGAGGCATCTGGATGAGCTGAAGTGGCTCTATATGGAATTATATCAGAACGACTGGATGTTTGACGAGCTGTGCGGACAGATGCAGCGGTTTTACCGGGAGCGGCGCGAGGGTCTGAAGGAAATGGACCGCAGGCGCGAGAAAAATCCGGAATGGTTTAAACAAAATGACATGATGGGCATGATGCTGTACGTGGATAATTTTGCCGGCAATCTGCAGGGCGTGCGCGGAAAGCTTGATTATCTGAAGGAATGCGGCGTAAACTATCTTCATCTGATGCCGCTGCTGGAGAGCCCGAAGGGACGCTCGGACGGCGGTTACGCGGTAGCGGATTTCCGGAAGGTGCAGCCGGAGCTGGGCACGATGGAGGACCTCGAAGAGGTGGCGGATGCCTGCCATGAGAAAAAGATGAGTGTATGTATGGATTTTGTGATGAACCATACGTCTGAGGACCATGAATGGGCAGTGCGCGCGCGCCGGGGCGAGGGCGAGTACATGAGCCGCTATTTCTTCTTTGACAATTATGATATACCGGCGCAGTATGAGCGGACGGTGCCGCAGGTATTTCCGACAACGGCGCCCGGCAACTTTACTTATCTGCCGGAAATCGGTCACTATGTTATGACAACCTTTTACCCGTATCAGTGGGATCTGAATTACCGCAATCCGCGGGTCTTCAACGAAATGATGTACAATTTCCTGTTTTTTGCCAATGTGGGAATTGACGTGATTCGCATCGATGCGGTACCGTATATCTGGAAACAGCTTGGCACGGACTGCCGCAATCTTCCGCAGGTCCACACCATTGTGCGCATGATGCGCATGATCGGCGAGATCGTCTGCCCCGGTGTCGTATTGCTGGGCGAGGTGGTGATGGAGCCGTCCAAGGTGGCTCCGTATTTTGGAACGGTGGAGAAGCCGGAATGCCACATGCTGTATAACGTGACGACGATGGCGACGATGTGGAATTCGCTGGCGACCAGGGATACCCGTCTTTTGAAACGGCAGATGGATATTCTGGCAGGTTTGCCGAAGGAATATGTATTTCTGAATTATCTCCGCTGTCATGATGACATTGGCTGGGGACTGGATTATGCAACGCTGCAGTGGTGGGGCATGGAGGAGCGGTCCCACAAGCAGTATATCAATGACTTTTTCACCGGAAAGGCGGCGGGCAGCTACAGCCGCGGCGAGCTTTATAATGCGGATCCGGTGACGGGGGACGCCCGCTTCTGCGGAACGGCGGCTTCCATGTGCGGTGTGGAGAAGGCGGGCTTCGAGCAGGATGATGAGCAGATGACGTATGCAATCCAGCGGGATTTGATGCTTCATGCGTTTATGTTTACGCAGTCCGGCATTCCGATGCTCTATAGCGGCGACGAGGTGGGGCAGACGAATGATTACGCATACAGGGATGTCCCGGAAAAAGCGCCGGATTCCCGTTACGTTCACCGCGGAAAATTCCGTTGGGAGCTGGTGGAAGAGATAAAGCAGCCTGGCACGGTCTCGGAGCGGATTTTCCACGGCCTGCAAAAGCTGGAAAAAATCCGCGCGAACGAAAAGGTATTTACCTCAACGGCAGAGTTTTATACGCTGGAGACCGGCGAGCAGGCGATAATTGGCATCGTGCGCAGGTATGAGGGAGAGAAGCTGATAGGGCTTTTTAACTTCAGCGAATTTGAAAAGACCGCCTGGATTGAAGAGACGGACGGGGAATACAAAGATTTGGTTACCGGGAAGAATATGACGGCATCGGCGGTGAAGGTGCCCGGAAACGGATTCTTCTGGCTGAAAAGAGTAAAATGA
- a CDS encoding alpha-galactosidase, translating to MAILYNEQAKTFTLQTAKSTYQIKVDEHGVLLHTYYGAPAGESDFSYLIVPEDHGFSGQPGDVNDRTYSMDYYPLEYAVYGNGDFRVPAMKAGRAGAVPALDLRYVSHQIYDGKYALPELPAMFAGQESDVQTLEITLKDLYEEIYVKLFYGVFAEKNVITRAAAVENRGTSTVELGRMMSMSMDFPDEELELLHFYGKHAGERQAERRALPHGITEISSGRGTSSHQHNPFVILCEKGATEDAGGCYGVSLLYSGCFRIQMERDQFDSLRLVCGLSDDEFSWTLQPQECFYTPEAALSYTPDGLTDLSQCLQRAYFDCLIRSPWKNKKRPALVNNWEATYFDFNAEKLLAIARQAADLGLDMMVLDDGWFGKRDDDNSGLGDWYVNEKKLGCSLRELVEEIKKLGLKFGIWIEPEMVSEDSDLYRAHPEWALTIPGRQPGRGRNQLALDLSNREVLEYLKGCIDRVMQSADISYIKWDINRCIDNIYSNANPQLSQGAIRHLYVLGLYELQEYLITRYPDVLLEGCNGGGGRFDAGMLYYAPQIWCSDNTDAIERLRIHYGTSFGYPMSAVAAHVSVCPNHQNGRVTPFQTRGICAMQGSFGYELDLSLLSEEDKQEARRQIELYNKYSALFQQGNYYRLSSPFENRDFTAWSYVSQDKTCASLSVVFTDLHANPKPLRVKWKGLLKDALYEVGKETYTGAALMQGGLVLPKPRCNYDSYMICIEKK from the coding sequence ATGGCTATTTTATATAATGAGCAGGCAAAAACATTTACGCTCCAGACGGCAAAGAGCACCTATCAGATAAAGGTGGATGAGCACGGCGTGCTGCTGCACACGTATTATGGCGCGCCCGCCGGTGAAAGTGATTTTTCTTATCTGATCGTTCCGGAGGACCACGGTTTTTCCGGGCAGCCGGGCGATGTAAATGACCGTACCTACTCGATGGATTATTATCCGCTGGAGTATGCGGTTTACGGGAACGGCGACTTTCGCGTCCCGGCGATGAAAGCGGGCAGAGCGGGAGCTGTTCCGGCTCTGGATCTGCGCTATGTCTCGCATCAGATTTATGATGGAAAATACGCGCTGCCTGAGCTTCCGGCGATGTTTGCCGGGCAGGAGAGCGATGTGCAGACACTGGAGATCACGCTGAAGGATTTATATGAAGAGATTTATGTAAAGCTTTTTTACGGGGTGTTTGCAGAGAAAAATGTGATTACCCGCGCGGCGGCGGTGGAAAACCGGGGCACATCTACGGTGGAGCTTGGGCGCATGATGAGCATGTCAATGGATTTTCCGGACGAAGAGCTGGAGCTGCTGCATTTTTACGGAAAGCACGCGGGAGAGCGGCAGGCGGAACGCAGAGCGCTTCCTCACGGCATTACGGAAATTAGCAGCGGACGCGGAACGTCCAGCCACCAGCACAATCCGTTTGTGATTCTCTGTGAGAAGGGCGCGACGGAGGATGCCGGCGGCTGCTATGGAGTTTCGCTTTTATACAGCGGCTGCTTCCGCATTCAGATGGAGCGCGATCAGTTTGACAGCCTGCGCCTGGTATGCGGTCTTTCCGATGACGAATTTTCCTGGACGCTGCAGCCGCAGGAGTGCTTTTATACGCCGGAGGCAGCGCTTTCCTACACGCCGGATGGTCTGACAGATCTGTCGCAGTGTCTGCAGCGGGCTTATTTCGACTGTCTGATACGCAGCCCGTGGAAAAACAAAAAGCGCCCGGCTCTGGTAAACAACTGGGAAGCGACATACTTTGATTTTAACGCGGAAAAGCTGCTGGCGATCGCACGGCAGGCGGCGGACCTCGGACTGGACATGATGGTGCTGGACGACGGCTGGTTCGGAAAGCGCGACGACGACAATTCCGGGCTTGGCGACTGGTATGTGAATGAAAAGAAGCTGGGCTGCAGCCTGAGAGAGCTTGTGGAGGAAATAAAGAAGCTGGGACTGAAATTCGGTATCTGGATAGAGCCAGAGATGGTTTCCGAGGACAGCGACCTCTACCGCGCGCATCCGGAATGGGCGCTGACGATTCCGGGAAGGCAGCCGGGACGCGGCAGAAACCAGCTTGCGCTGGATCTGTCAAACCGGGAGGTGCTGGAATATCTGAAGGGCTGTATCGACCGGGTGATGCAGAGCGCGGATATTTCCTATATAAAATGGGATATCAACCGCTGCATTGACAATATTTACAGCAATGCAAACCCGCAGCTTTCCCAGGGAGCGATCCGCCATCTTTATGTGCTGGGGCTGTACGAGCTGCAGGAATATTTGATTACGCGATACCCGGACGTTCTTCTGGAGGGCTGCAACGGGGGCGGCGGAAGATTTGACGCCGGAATGCTTTACTACGCCCCGCAGATTTGGTGCAGTGACAATACGGATGCAATCGAGCGTCTGCGGATACACTATGGAACCTCCTTTGGCTACCCGATGTCGGCGGTTGCCGCTCATGTGTCGGTATGCCCGAACCATCAGAACGGACGCGTCACGCCGTTTCAGACGCGTGGAATCTGTGCGATGCAGGGGTCGTTCGGCTATGAGCTGGATCTAAGCCTGCTGTCTGAGGAGGATAAACAGGAGGCGCGCAGACAGATTGAATTATATAACAAATACAGCGCGCTGTTTCAGCAGGGGAATTACTACCGCCTGAGCTCGCCGTTTGAAAACCGTGATTTCACCGCATGGAGCTATGTGTCGCAGGATAAAACGTGCGCCTCGCTGAGCGTGGTATTTACGGATTTACATGCAAACCCGAAGCCGCTGCGCGTAAAGTGGAAGGGACTGTTAAAAGATGCGCTTTATGAGGTCGGCAAAGAAACATACACTGGCGCGGCGCTCATGCAGGGCGGGCTGGTGCTGCCGAAACCGCGGTGCAACTACGATTCCTATATGATATGCATTGAGAAAAAATGA
- a CDS encoding TetR/AcrR family transcriptional regulator: MRKTQTRNTKGKIIAAAWKLFYEQGYEDTTVDEIIRAAQTSKGSFYHYFSGKDALLSTLAYLFDEKYEELLGEMDESMGSFEKLIYLNNELFTMIEDSISIDLLARLLSTQLITRGEKSLLDRNRLYYRLLRQIISEGQEKGELRADVSVGEIVKIYALCERSFLYDWCISGGEYSLRSYSQRMLPMLLADFRL; encoded by the coding sequence ATGCGAAAGACACAGACGAGAAATACAAAGGGAAAAATTATCGCGGCGGCGTGGAAGCTGTTTTATGAGCAGGGTTATGAGGACACTACGGTTGATGAAATCATCCGTGCGGCACAGACCTCAAAAGGCTCCTTCTATCATTACTTCAGCGGCAAGGACGCGCTTCTGAGCACGCTGGCATATCTGTTTGATGAAAAATATGAGGAGCTGCTCGGTGAAATGGATGAATCTATGGGCAGCTTCGAAAAGCTGATTTATTTAAACAATGAATTGTTTACGATGATCGAGGACAGTATTTCCATTGATTTGCTCGCGCGCCTCTTGTCCACGCAGCTCATCACGCGCGGGGAAAAGTCGCTGCTGGACCGCAACCGCCTGTATTACCGCCTGCTCCGCCAGATAATATCCGAAGGGCAGGAGAAGGGGGAGCTGCGCGCCGATGTTTCCGTGGGCGAAATTGTAAAAATCTATGCGCTCTGCGAGCGCTCCTTTCTCTACGACTGGTGCATATCGGGCGGCGAATACTCCCTGCGCAGCTACTCCCAGCGTATGCTGCCGATGCTGCTGGCGGATTTCCGCTTGTAA
- a CDS encoding sodium/proline symporter, translating to MITPKVCILIAIVVYLAMVLYIGYRCSKQNKSTDDFYLGGRKLGPFVTAMSAEASDMSSWLLMGLPGVAYLTGVADAGWTAIGLAIGTYINWLVVARRLRRYSHIANNSITLPQFFKNRYHDKHALLTISAVIIVIFFIPYTASGFAACGKLFSSLFGVDYFAAMVVSAVVIVGYTMLGGFLAASTTDFVQSIIMSVALIVVLVFGVSVAGGFDAVLENAKALPGYLSFTQTYDPVTQTAGPYGTITIFSMLAWGLGYFGMPHILLRFMAIEDEKKLSLSRRVASIWVVISLTVGVAIGIIGYTMSKVGALEVLEGSASETIIVKIADLLSQNGIIPALLAGLILAGILASTMSTADSQLLAASSAVSSDLLGERLGKNDKSGMLAARITLLVIAVIGIFLARDPDSSVFGIVSFAWAGFGASFGPVVLTALFWKRSNKYGALAGMVAGGVMIFVWKYLVRPLGGAWNIYELLPAFLVALAAIIVVSLLTPAPEKSILEEFERARSGKQV from the coding sequence ATGATAACACCAAAGGTCTGTATTCTGATTGCGATAGTGGTTTATCTGGCAATGGTGCTTTACATAGGCTACCGCTGTTCGAAGCAGAATAAGAGCACAGATGATTTTTACCTTGGCGGAAGAAAGCTGGGACCATTTGTTACGGCGATGAGCGCCGAGGCTTCGGATATGAGCAGCTGGCTTCTGATGGGACTGCCGGGTGTGGCGTATCTGACCGGCGTTGCGGATGCCGGCTGGACGGCGATTGGGCTTGCCATCGGTACCTACATTAACTGGCTGGTTGTGGCAAGAAGGCTGCGCCGTTATTCACATATTGCGAATAATTCCATTACCCTGCCGCAGTTTTTTAAGAACCGTTACCATGATAAGCATGCGCTGCTGACGATTTCCGCGGTTATTATCGTGATTTTCTTTATTCCGTACACGGCGTCCGGATTTGCGGCGTGCGGAAAGCTGTTTTCCAGCCTGTTCGGCGTGGATTATTTTGCGGCGATGGTGGTCAGTGCGGTCGTTATCGTGGGCTATACGATGCTTGGCGGATTCCTGGCGGCGTCCACCACAGACTTTGTACAGAGTATCATCATGTCTGTTGCGCTGATTGTCGTGCTGGTGTTCGGCGTAAGCGTGGCGGGCGGTTTTGACGCGGTGCTGGAAAATGCGAAGGCACTGCCGGGGTATTTATCTTTCACACAGACCTATGACCCGGTTACGCAGACGGCAGGACCTTACGGAACGATAACCATCTTTTCCATGCTGGCATGGGGGCTTGGCTATTTTGGAATGCCGCATATTCTGCTGCGCTTTATGGCAATCGAGGATGAAAAGAAATTATCCCTGTCCCGCAGGGTGGCAAGCATCTGGGTGGTGATCTCTCTTACAGTTGGCGTTGCCATCGGAATTATCGGCTATACGATGAGCAAGGTCGGGGCGCTGGAGGTGCTGGAAGGCTCGGCGTCGGAAACAATTATTGTAAAAATTGCAGATTTACTCAGCCAGAACGGAATTATCCCGGCGCTGCTTGCGGGGCTGATTCTTGCGGGAATCCTGGCGTCCACGATGTCCACGGCGGATTCGCAGCTTCTGGCGGCATCCTCGGCAGTTTCCTCCGACCTGCTGGGGGAACGTCTGGGGAAAAATGATAAATCCGGTATGCTGGCGGCGCGGATAACACTGCTGGTAATTGCTGTGATCGGTATTTTTCTTGCAAGAGACCCGGACAGCTCGGTATTTGGCATCGTGTCCTTTGCGTGGGCGGGCTTTGGCGCTTCCTTCGGACCGGTTGTGCTGACTGCGCTGTTCTGGAAGCGCTCCAACAAATATGGTGCGCTGGCGGGCATGGTAGCAGGCGGCGTGATGATTTTTGTCTGGAAATATCTCGTGAGACCGTTGGGCGGCGCATGGAATATCTATGAGCTGCTGCCGGCATTTCTGGTTGCGCTTGCCGCTATTATTGTGGTGAGTCTGCTTACTCCGGCGCCGGAGAAATCGATTCTTGAGGAATTTGAGCGCGCCCGCAGCGGAAAACAGGTGTAA